A section of the Scylla paramamosain isolate STU-SP2022 chromosome 33, ASM3559412v1, whole genome shotgun sequence genome encodes:
- the LOC135089674 gene encoding putative ammonium transporter 3 codes for MEETPACCDSPTPPPVTTPPVPPPQDPGVLNSLDSSQLMEEIANLSKQLLQDDNRDTIALANGILNLTGNFMAVNGSDLAIIGDLNVTYNDNVTQRTLLANTTYFSNATSRGGGVQFDGDDGFGNDAAWILTATFIIFTMQSGFGLLESGCVSMKNETNIMVKNVVDVVLGGFTYWLFGYAFSFGKSEWTTPFCGWGDFAINPDEATMGKVYTTFFFQMSFATTATTIVSGAIAERFNFVAYVIFSAVNTVVYCIPAGWIWAEHGFLFQLGVVDIAGSCGVHLCGGASALVASKMVGPRIGRYDDGEASLPMGSPTNAILGMFMLWWGWLGFNCGSTFGINGHLWKYAARTAVTTIQSSIGGGLAGMSLSWYKNHRLEVGDVVNSVLGALVSITAGCALFTSWEALFIGLVGGLIAVLGMPLLDKLHIDDPVGAVSVHGLCGIWAMVSIGLFVQADSLQHMTGGYSGLFRGGGFYLLGIQSLACLCIITWSTSVTFIILFLIDKFLMGIRMSEWEELVGADFAEHGIRRRNVGVSRAVSVLGLQHNGFDYSDILPQGDNPCHVKVLSNLDMLSSRRGSTLSKAVEQVTTKSFKTRLLPSFLLNGKSKDSKNRKERNEFFNNNQVTPLDNSNTYSAWQ; via the exons ATGGAGGAGACACCTGCATGCTGTGATAGCCCCACGCCTCCGCCCGTAACGACACCGCCGGTACCGCCGCCACAGGATCCCGGCGTGCTGAACAG CCTGGACTCCTCTCAGCTCATGGAGGAGATTGCCAACCTCTCCAAACAGCTACTGCAGGACGA CAACAGAGACACCATCGCACTGGCTAATGGCATTCTCAACCTCACGGGCAACTTCATGGCGGTCAACGGGAG CGACTTGGCGATAATCGGGGACCTGAATGTGACGTACAACGACAACGTGACTCAGAGGACCCTGCTGGCCAACACCACCTACTTCAGCAACGCTACCTCGAGGGGCGGCGGCGTCCAGTTCGATGGAGATGATGGTTTCGGCAATGATGCGGCGTGGATTCTTACTGCCACCTTCATTATCTTCACTATGCAGTCCG ggTTCGGCTTGCTGGAGTCAGGGTGCGTGTCCATGAAGAACGAGACGAACATCATGGTAAAGAACGTGGTGGACGTGGTTCTCGGGGGCTTCACCTACTGGCTCTTCGGGTATGCCTTTTCTTTCGGCAAGTCAGAGTGGACGACTCCCTTTTGTGGTTGGGGAGACTTCGCTATCAACCCAGACGAGGCAACCATGGGGAAGGTCTACACCACCTTCTTCTTTCAGATGTCcttcgccaccaccgccaccaccattgtGTCTGGCGCCATTGCTGAAAG GTTCAACTTCGTGGCGTACGTGATCTTCTCGGCGGTAAACACAGTGGTCTACTGCATCCCCGCCGGCTGGATCTGGGCCGAGCATGGCTTCCTGTTCCAGCTAGGCGTGGTGGACATCGCTGGCTCCTGTGGCGTCCATCTCTGCGGGGGCGCTTCTG CTCTAGTGGCCTCTAAGATGGTGGGTCCCAGGATCGGACGGTATGACGACGGGGAAGCCTCGCTGCCCATGGGATCACCCACCAACGCCATCCTGGGCATGTTCATGTTGTGGTGGGGCTGGCTCGGCTTCAACTGCGGCAG CACCTTCGGGATTAACGGACACCTGTGGAAGTACGCAGCTCGCACGGCCGTCACCACCATACAGTCGAGCATCGGGGGCGGCCTGGCGGGGATGAGCCTCTCCTGGTACAAGAATCACCGTCTGGAAGTAGGAGACGTGGTAAACAGTGTGCTGGGGGCGCTGGTCTCTATCACGG CCGGGTGCGCCCTCTTCACTTCCTGGGAGGCTCTCTTCATTGGCCTCGTGGGCGGACTGATAGCCGTGTTGGGGATGCCGCTCTTAGATAAGCTCCATATTGATGACCCAGTTGGCGCGGTCTCTGTACACG GTCTCTGCGGCATCTGGGCAATGGTGTCTATTGGGCTTTTCGTGCAGGCCGACTCTCTCCAGCATATGACTGGCGGGTATTCGGGCCTCTTCAGGG GCGGAGGGTTCTATCTGCTCGGTATACAATCCCTGGCCTGTCTATGCATCATCACCTGGTCCACGTCTGTCaccttcatcattctcttc CTTATCGACAAGTTCCTTATGGGGATCCGCATGAGTGAATGGGAGGAGCTGGTGGGAGCTGACTTCGCGGAGCACGGCATCAGGCGGCGCAACGTTGGGGTGTCCAGAGCCGTGTCTGTATTGGGTCTGCAGCACAACGGCTTCGACTACAGCGACATCTTGCCCCAGGGAGACAATCCAT gtCACGTGAAGGTGCTGAGTAACCTCGACATGTTGAGTTCGCGCCGCGGCTCCACTCTGTCCAAGGCTGTGGAACAGGTGACGACTAAAAGTTTCAAGACGAGGCTACTGCCCTCATTCCTCCTCAACGGGAAATCCAAAGACTCCAAAAACCGCAAGGAAAGAAACGAATTCTTTAACAACAACCAGGTTACGCCCCTTGATAACTCTAACACTTACTCAGCATGGCAGTGA